In one Hippocampus zosterae strain Florida chromosome 10, ASM2543408v3, whole genome shotgun sequence genomic region, the following are encoded:
- the LOC127608764 gene encoding zinc finger protein ZFP2-like, translating to MGDFEARATSILEDMANKAVMEMCKVVFSFDMTQEVFWSEEDHAQVSTQDKVIHLANTFMTLLAQEAVNSICQLFHECSALLRVQVTQGEAQLEDLRTRLEVAQTSLSMVLQSAYAVVVEQQVQEHVGGVAALEVEPQNSAMSGEVEKTPIIDRTSKDNMLAAPTQDSIVNETLCNSSQQENNTDPDDHNDQPEDDDSDASHLDQAESRVPADKQLRVHQAAHNPHKNFVCSLCGSSFPLKRSLNTHMRKHTGQLTGKHAHTCDKCGKGFTLKQILLSHQRSHNEERPFKCTLCAKSFYRANGLKMHKRLHVSRRVRTGEHRCRICDKIFSLQCNLQRHLRIHTGEKPFCCEICGKSFNQGDSLKIHQRIHTGERPFKCDTCGKTFIQKSALKLHTNAASLACVVCGATAACADGMRNHLQTHADAMPCICILCGDPLATVHVLCSHQRHHNTATRAHGCPFCNKRFKSASYLKIHIKLHSGVKPFSCDICHRSFALHCRLKLHQEVHVGDKQFCCDICGKFFSNLSMLTRHQRIHAVEKGEYTGEKSYACDLCDKRFNHGPNLIRHRRIHTGEKPYICDVCGRRFSQSNSLKAHQVVHTGQKFMCDRCGKTYSDKRNLKNHKCF from the exons ATGGGGGACTTTGAGGCGCGAGCCACATCCATTTTGGAGGACATGGCGAACAAAGCTGTGATGGAAATGTGCAAAGTTGTATTTTCCTTCGACATGACTCAAGAAGTATTTTGGAGCGAGGAAGACCACGCTCAAGTTTCAACTCAGGACAAG GTGATCCATCTCGCCAACACCTTCATGACATTGCTGGCTCAAGAAGCGGTCAACAGCATCTGCCAACTTTTCCATGAATGTTCTGCACTGCTGCGGGTGCAA GTGACGCAGGGGGAGGCGCAGCTGGAGGACCTGAGAACGAGGCTGGAAGTGGCGCAAACATCCCTGAGTATGGTGTTGCAAAGCGCTTATGCCGTGGTAGTGGAACAGCAGGTGCAAGAGCACGTTGGAGGAGTGGCCGCATTGGAAGTGGAACCGCAGAACTCAG CTATGTCTGGTGAGGTTGAAAAGACGCCCATCATTGACCGAACTTCCAAG GACAACATGCTTGCAGCACCGACACAGGACAGCATTGTTAACGAGACGTTGTGTAATTCCAGCCAGCAGGAAAATAACACGGACCCCGATGACCACAATGACCAG CCAGAAGATGATGACAGCGATGCCAGCCACTTGGACCAAGCTGAAAGCAGAGTCCCAGCTGACAAGCAGCTCAGAGTGCACCAGGCAGCGCACAACCCGCACAAGAACTTTGTGTGCTCACTGTGCGGAAGCAGCTTCCCCCTCAAACGCAGcctcaacacacacatgcgGAAGCACACGGGTCAACTCACGG GGAAACATGCTCACACGTGCGACAAGTGTGGTAAGGGCTTCACGCTCAAGCAGATCCTGCTGAGCCACCAACGAAGTCACAATGAGGAGCGACCCTTCAAGTGCACGCTGTGCGCCAAGAGCTTCTACCGAGCaaatggcctgaaaatgcacaaGCGCTTGCACGTCTCCCGCCGCGTGCGTACAGGCGAGCACCGCTGCCGCATCTGCGACAAGATCTTCAGCCTCCAATGCAACCTGCAGCGCCACCTGCGCATCCACACAGGCGAGAAGCCTTTCTGCTGCGAAATCTGCGGGAAGAGCTTCAACCAGGGCGACTCCCTCAAGATTCACCAGAGGATCCACACGGGGGAGCGGCCATTCAAATGTGACACCTGCGGGAAGACCTTCATCCAGAAGTCGGCCTTAAAGTTGCACACCAACGCCGCCTCCCTGGCGTGCGTGGTGTGCGGCGCGACGGCGGCCTGTGCAGACGGAATGCGCAACCACCTACAAACGCACGCCGACGCCATGCCGTGCATCTGCATCCTGTGCGGTGACCCGCTGGCCACGGTGCATGTTTTGTGTTCACACCAGCGCCACCACAACACGGCCACCCGTGCGCACGGCTGCCCCTTCTGCAACAAGAGATTCAAGTCAGCCAGCTACCTGAAGATACACATTAAGTTGCACAGCGGAGTCAAGCCCTTCTCTTGTGACATCTGCCACCGTAGCTTTGCCCTGCACTGCAGGCTCAAGTTGCACCag GAAGTGCACGTTGGTGACAAACAGTTCTGCTGCGACATTTGCGGCAAGTTTTTCAGCAACTTGAGCATGCTGACCCGCCACCAGCGCATCCACGCAGTTGAGAAG GGAGAATACACGGGTGAAAAGTCATATGCCTGCGACCTGTGTGACAAACGCTTCAATCATGGTCCCAACCTTATTCGGCATCGCCGCATCCACACGGGTGAGAAGCCGTATATCTGTGACGTGTGCGGCCGCCGCTTCAGCCAGAGCAACAGTCTCAAAGCCCACCAGGTGGTCCACACCGGCCAGAAGTTCATGTGTGACCGCTGCGGCAAAACCTACAGCGACAAAAGGAACCTCAAGAACCACAAGTGTTTCTAA